Proteins from a single region of Hordeum vulgare subsp. vulgare chromosome 6H, MorexV3_pseudomolecules_assembly, whole genome shotgun sequence:
- the LOC123403694 gene encoding uncharacterized protein LOC123403694 encodes MKEKPSIRVIILFAYFALSIGGTEGKCIKGGSNTSRVLMNCQVNKTIMVEGGDVYDCVGVNLQPAFHHPLLKDHKIQMEPSSLPFNVHTESPSSMHTIPQAQLSIIDCPTGTIPILRNNRGDHVATYSTDQVVAKGEQQEAAGIKYFDELYGTRARINVYEPKVKTGSKDLSASSIQIGGRSEVTNADSIGVGSWVYPSYSGDNFARFHVYWYDGLQNKDCVDHECPAFVQVSSIVGLGGRIHPVSIYNGPQYEIVVQIFKDPKTKNWWVTYGEKNTPIGYWPSSLFHYMKQSCNYALWGGYVTGPTASTNSPQMGSGHFGSEGYGKAAFMKNIQIVDKNNNHVTPHTNKARPGSSNLDKYTTDGYDVNKYGMHIYYGGPGAVV; translated from the exons ATGAAAGAAAAGCCATCAATTAGAGTGATCATTCTGTTTGCCTATTTTGCTCTATCCATCGGAGGTACCGAAGGAAAATGTATAAAAGGAGGGAGCAATACTTCTAGGGTCCTCATGAATTGTCAAGTTAACAAGACTATTATG GTTGAAGGTGGAGATGTATATGACTGCGTTGGTGTGAATCTGCAACCCGCCTTTCACCACCCATTGCTGAAAGATCACAAAATCCAG ATGGAACCCAGTTCTCTCCCGTTTAATGTGCACACGGAATCTCCATCATCGATGCATACTATCCCACAAGCACAGTTGTCTATCATTGACTGCCCTACAGGAACGATTCCAATACTGCGTAACAATAGAGGGGACCACGTGGCAACATATAGTACTGATCAAGTGGTTGCCAAAGGTGAACAACAAGAG GCCGCAGGAATCAAATATTTTGATGAGCTATACGGAACGCGAGCGAGAATAAATGTTTATGAGCCAAAGGTGAAGACTGGAAGTAAGGATCTTAGTGCATCATCTATACAAATTGGCGGGAGGTCGGAAGTAACCAATGCAGATTCAATAGGTGTTGGTTCTTGGGTATATCCAAGCTACAGTGGTGACAACTTTGCCAGGTTTCATGTTTACTGG TATGATGGCTTGCAAAACAAGGATTGTGTTGATCATGAGTGTCCTGCTTTCGTACAAGTTAGCTCAATAGTTGGTCTTGGAGGAAGAATACATCCGGTTTCTATTTACAATGGGCCACAGTATGAGATTGTTGTTCAAATTTTTAAG GACCCAAAGACTAAAAATTGGTGGGTGACTTACGGCGAGAAAAATACACCTATCGGATATTGGCCAAGTTCACTATTCCATTATATGAAGCAAAGCTGTAATTATGCATTATGGGGTGGATATGTTACAGGGCCAACGGCCTCGACAAACTCTCCACAGATGGGTAGCGGTCATTTTGGTTCCGAAGGTTATGGAAAGGCAGCTTTTATGAAAAATATCCAAATTGTGGATAAGAACAATAATCATGTTACTCCACATACAAATAAGGCTCGTCCTGGCTCTAGCAATTTAGATAAATATACTACTGATGGTTATGATGTCAATAAGTATGGTATGCATatatactatggtggacccggtgCTGTAGTTTGA